A genomic stretch from Hemiscyllium ocellatum isolate sHemOce1 chromosome 27 unlocalized genomic scaffold, sHemOce1.pat.X.cur. SUPER_27_unloc_30, whole genome shotgun sequence includes:
- the LOC132808075 gene encoding zinc finger protein 664-like, translated as MDSVTVRRRPLKIHQRSHTRERPFSCPQCGNSFTHSSHLLAHQRVHTGERPFPCFNCVKAFSKSSDRLKHQRRVHTGERPFSCPECEKRFNRSSNILTHRRVHTGEWLFNCPECMKGFSNSCALLTHQRGHTEERPLSCPECGKRFTYSSNL; from the exons ATGGATTCAGTGACT GTGCGCAGGAGACCCCTGAAAATTCATCAGCgcagtcacaccagggagagaccaTTCTCCTGCCCCCAGTGCGGGAACAGCTTCACCCACTCCTCCCACTTGCTGGcacaccagcgtgtccacaccggggagagacccttCCCCTGCTTTAATTGTGTGAAGGCCTTCAGCAAATCCTCTGACCGactgaagcaccagcgg cgggtccacacgggggagagaccgTTCTCCTGCCCAGAGTGCGAGAAACGCTTTAACCGCTCCTCCAACATACTGACCCACCGGAGGGTCCACACGGGAGAGTGGCTGTTCAATTGCCCTGAGTGCATGAAGGGCTTCAGCAATTCTTGTgctctgctgacccaccagcggggcCATACAGAGGAGAGGCCactcagctgccctgagtgtggcaAGAGGTTCACATATTCCAGCAACTTGTGA
- the LOC132808080 gene encoding zinc finger protein 664-like, which translates to MLYSRLCAAEALVMEKAKESRPLEKPWKCGDCGKSFCFPSDLEIHGRSHTRERPISCPECGTGFSNSCHLLGRQRVHIWERPFSCPECGKAFSNSSVLQRHQRVHTSNRRFPCPECGKSFSNSSCLLKHQGVHTGERPIRCPKCCKIFSSSSILQRHQRVHTGERPFACPESRKVFSYSSVLLTHRRVHMLEKTLQLLQVRKGL; encoded by the coding sequence ATGCTGTACTCgcgtttgtgtgcagctgaagctttgGTCATGGAGAAAGCCAAGGAATCCCGTCCCTTGGAGAAgccatggaagtgtggcgactgtgggaaaaGCTTCTGTTTCCCTTCTGACCTGGAGATTCATGGGCgcagtcacaccagggagaggccgatctcctgccctgagtgcgggacgGGCTTCAGCAATTCCTGCCACCTGCTGGGCCGTCAGCGGGTCCACATTTGGGAgagacccttcagctgccctgagtgcgggaaggccttcagcaattcttcTGTACtgcagaggcaccagcgggtccacacgagCAACAGGCGTttcccctgccccgagtgtggaaagagcttcagcaattcctcctgcCTGTTGAAGCACCAGGGGGTCCACACGGGAGAGAGGCCCATCAGATGTCCCAAGTGCTGCAAGATCTTCAGCAGTTCCTCCATTCtgcagaggcaccagcgggtccacacaggcgAGAGGCCATTCGCCTGCCCCGAAAGCAGGAAGGTATTCAGCTATTCTTCCGTCCTGCTGACCCACCGCCGTGTCCACATGTTGGAGAAAACCCTTCAGCTGCTCCAAGTGCGGAAAGGCCTTTAA